In Clostridia bacterium, one genomic interval encodes:
- a CDS encoding UvrD-helicase domain-containing protein, whose protein sequence is MSINWTEAQSKIIDLNNKDKNMLVSASSGSGKTTIMIERIVALITNKEVSVDNILVTTFTNAAALEMKNKLIKRLTDALNNSHEKSYLLEQLDLAESAKICTLHSFCTDLIKKYYYVVGVDPAFTIIEDVAAELKKAAAIKKVFEEYLEKGDSIFLNLYDIFTRRRKDETLAKYVIKIHTFYRTLPKSSDWLNCPPCPDAVDRYIKEYKDLADDYFSSCAQKIKQQAQNLGYEPSI, encoded by the coding sequence AAGCGCAAAGCAAAATAATTGATCTTAATAACAAAGATAAGAACATGCTTGTTTCGGCTTCTAGCGGCAGCGGAAAAACCACTATAATGATTGAACGCATTGTTGCTCTCATAACAAACAAAGAAGTAAGCGTTGATAATATTTTGGTTACTACATTTACCAATGCCGCCGCCCTTGAAATGAAAAACAAGCTGATAAAACGTCTTACGGACGCACTTAACAACTCTCATGAAAAAAGCTATCTCTTAGAACAGCTTGATTTGGCGGAATCTGCAAAAATATGCACCTTGCATTCTTTTTGTACCGATTTAATAAAAAAATATTATTATGTCGTAGGGGTTGACCCTGCTTTTACCATAATTGAAGATGTTGCGGCTGAATTAAAAAAGGCTGCAGCTATAAAAAAAGTGTTTGAAGAGTATCTAGAAAAAGGCGACAGCATTTTTCTTAATTTATATGATATCTTCACTAGACGCAGAAAAGATGAAACCTTAGCGAAATATGTTATCAAAATTCACACCTTTTACCGCACTTTGCCCAAAAGCTCAGATTGGCTCAATTGCCCGCCCTGCCCTGATGCTGTTGACAGATACATTAAAGAATATAAAGATTTGGCCGACGATTATTTTAGTTCATGCGCCCAAAAGATCAAACAGCAAGCGCAAAACCTTGGCTATGAACCGAGTATAAG